One genomic region from Streptomyces sp. Li-HN-5-11 encodes:
- a CDS encoding DUF4177 domain-containing protein yields MSSPYTYEYKVVTFRESLIGDALDSDKLEKVLNKHAEDGWALKAITSADVKGRMGPGAVEGLLLTFERPRP; encoded by the coding sequence ATGAGCAGCCCCTACACGTACGAGTACAAGGTCGTCACCTTCCGGGAGTCGCTGATCGGCGACGCGCTGGACAGCGACAAGCTGGAGAAGGTCCTGAACAAGCACGCCGAGGACGGCTGGGCTCTCAAGGCCATCACCTCCGCCGACGTCAAGGGCCGCATGGGTCCCGGAGCCGTCGAGGGGCTGCTGCTGACCTTCGAGCGTCCGCGCCCGTAG
- a CDS encoding SpoIIE family protein phosphatase: MSAGTAGRESRTDTPGSVRLGLLASAGDGLADTDALLLALQQATAELRGLGGLAHLRDPGSGALRLVTASGLTPRIAEAWSTVRQGQDVAPVRAVCGGACVWLAGDTAGTGASGMVSVPLPGPETPVGTLSVLTGEAGEPDPVQRSVLLAVAAWAAGCLIRSSGSGARPSVDRALRGMSDGFLVVDEHWRITFANEAAERLLGTGPSPLGSVLWDAPAGRVPGLEGQCRRAVAEGRPISFELSPPTGRRVHQVRMDPVGDGGGMTITFADVTDQRQRPGHPEEGGGTARRTARMGELTMALAEAVSSKDVVRAVAEHVLPPIGAEGLIVEALESGRVRVIGSAGYSKEFISRIDGVTLADNTAVTDALRTRTPRFVESTADFVERYPRLRRLTANSNKKAWAFLPLIASGRAIGCCVVSFTRPRSFSEQERTLLTALSGLVAQALERARLYDKEHMRAQELQRGLLPRVLPALPAVSAAARHLPAGRGDEVGGDWYDVIPLSADRVALVIGDVMGHGIAEAATMGRLRTALRTLADLELEPDELLGHLNELVGELGHDSYATCAYAVFDPVTRICSLALAGHPPPVVVHPDGTVRGPDVTVNPPLGAAEPPFDVHELHLPEESLLVFCTDGLVESADRDLDEGLAQLRQTLAGAVSRTPYFPAGHPERAAGRLEDLCDAVVSALLPQGEPTNDDAALLIARTRGTPATDIASCSLPEDPRAAGQAREYVRRQLAAWALDELVMTTELLVSELVGNVVRHAKGPIRLRLLRSRSLICEVYDGSLTTPRIRRAGHTDEGGRGLHLVAALSRRWGTRFLGAGKCIWTEQDLPLRC, translated from the coding sequence GTGTCCGCTGGTACGGCCGGGCGGGAGAGCCGCACCGACACGCCGGGATCGGTGCGGCTGGGGCTGCTGGCGTCCGCGGGCGACGGACTGGCGGACACCGACGCCCTGCTGCTCGCCCTGCAACAGGCGACGGCCGAGCTGAGAGGCCTCGGCGGCCTGGCCCATCTGCGCGATCCCGGTTCCGGAGCGTTGCGCCTGGTAACGGCCAGCGGTCTCACGCCGAGGATCGCCGAGGCGTGGAGTACGGTCCGGCAGGGCCAGGACGTCGCTCCCGTGCGTGCCGTGTGCGGCGGTGCCTGTGTCTGGCTGGCCGGGGACACGGCGGGGACCGGGGCCTCCGGCATGGTGTCCGTGCCGCTGCCCGGACCGGAGACGCCCGTCGGAACGCTGTCGGTCCTCACGGGGGAGGCAGGCGAGCCGGACCCGGTCCAGCGGTCCGTGCTCCTCGCGGTGGCGGCTTGGGCCGCCGGCTGTCTGATCCGGTCCTCCGGATCCGGCGCGAGGCCGTCGGTCGACCGCGCTCTGCGCGGCATGAGCGACGGTTTCCTCGTGGTCGACGAGCACTGGCGGATCACCTTCGCCAACGAGGCCGCCGAGCGCCTGCTCGGCACCGGCCCCTCCCCGCTCGGGAGCGTCCTGTGGGACGCGCCCGCGGGCCGTGTGCCCGGCCTGGAAGGGCAGTGCCGGCGGGCGGTCGCCGAAGGCAGGCCCATCAGCTTCGAACTGTCCCCGCCGACCGGCCGGCGTGTCCATCAGGTCCGGATGGACCCCGTGGGGGACGGCGGTGGGATGACGATCACCTTCGCCGATGTCACCGATCAGCGGCAGCGTCCGGGCCACCCCGAGGAGGGCGGCGGCACGGCCCGACGGACCGCCCGCATGGGCGAGTTGACCATGGCCCTCGCCGAAGCGGTGTCGTCCAAGGACGTGGTCCGCGCCGTCGCCGAGCACGTTCTGCCGCCCATCGGCGCCGAGGGGCTGATCGTGGAGGCACTGGAGAGCGGGCGTGTGCGCGTGATCGGATCCGCCGGATACTCGAAGGAGTTCATCAGCCGGATCGACGGCGTCACACTCGCCGACAACACCGCGGTCACCGACGCGCTGCGCACCCGCACCCCCAGGTTCGTCGAGTCGACGGCCGATTTCGTCGAGCGCTATCCGAGGCTGCGGAGACTGACCGCGAACTCGAACAAGAAGGCATGGGCGTTCCTCCCCCTCATCGCCTCCGGGCGCGCGATCGGCTGCTGCGTCGTCTCCTTCACCCGCCCGCGCTCGTTCAGCGAGCAGGAACGCACGCTGCTCACCGCCCTCAGCGGTCTGGTGGCCCAGGCCCTGGAGCGGGCCCGGCTCTACGACAAGGAGCACATGCGCGCCCAGGAACTCCAGCGCGGCCTGCTCCCGAGGGTGCTGCCCGCACTGCCCGCGGTGAGCGCCGCGGCCCGCCATCTGCCCGCGGGCCGGGGCGACGAGGTCGGCGGGGACTGGTACGACGTGATCCCGCTGTCCGCCGACCGGGTCGCCCTCGTCATCGGCGACGTCATGGGGCACGGCATAGCCGAGGCCGCGACCATGGGCAGGCTCCGCACCGCCCTGCGCACCCTCGCCGACCTCGAACTGGAACCGGACGAACTGCTCGGCCACCTCAACGAACTCGTCGGCGAGCTGGGCCATGACTCGTACGCCACCTGCGCGTACGCCGTCTTCGACCCGGTCACCCGGATCTGCTCCCTCGCCCTGGCGGGTCATCCTCCGCCGGTGGTCGTCCACCCCGACGGCACGGTCCGCGGCCCCGACGTGACCGTCAACCCGCCGCTGGGCGCCGCCGAACCGCCCTTCGACGTCCACGAGTTGCACCTGCCGGAGGAGAGCCTGCTCGTGTTCTGCACGGACGGTCTCGTCGAGTCGGCCGACCGGGACCTCGACGAAGGGCTGGCCCAGCTCCGGCAGACCCTCGCCGGGGCGGTGAGCCGTACCCCGTACTTCCCGGCCGGTCACCCGGAGCGCGCTGCCGGCCGGCTGGAGGACCTGTGCGACGCCGTCGTGTCGGCCCTGCTGCCCCAGGGTGAACCGACCAACGACGACGCGGCCCTGCTCATCGCCCGCACCCGGGGCACCCCGGCCACCGACATCGCCTCCTGCAGCCTGCCGGAGGACCCCCGGGCCGCCGGCCAGGCCCGCGAGTACGTCCGCCGCCAGCTCGCCGCCTGGGCACTGGACGAACTCGTCATGACCACCGAGCTGCTGGTGAGCGAGCTGGTCGGCAACGTCGTCCGGCACGCCAAGGGCCCCATCCGCCTGCGTCTGCTGCGCAGCCGCTCACTGATCTGCGAGGTCTACGACGGCAGCCTCACCACCCCGCGCATCCGGCGTGCCGGACACACCGACGAGGGCGGCCGGGGTCTGCACCTGGTGGCCGCCCTCTCCCGGCGCTGGGGGACCCGTTTCCTCGGCGCCGGCAAGTGCATCTGGACCGAGCAGGACCTTCCGCTGCGGTGCTGA
- a CDS encoding PP2C family protein-serine/threonine phosphatase, whose amino-acid sequence MSKARDGGGNRPMRSFRDRLAGREAPAFRRSAERWAAGVPVVPVLLVSALVIVALLAGAGVSWVALLAAGPALAATTSGPREVLCVGLLATALGAAVGVRDGAPARDLAVVLAALVAVTLAGARAGALRGRRDRVLAAVRSVAEAAQHALLRPVPAAVGPFQVAVRYSAAAAEARIGGDLYALVPTPYGVRLIVGDVRGKGLSAVETAAVVLGVFREAAYDEPDLLTVVDRIERSLARNLDVDDFVTAVVAGHPGAGRLEVVNCGHAPPLLVRGSRVTAVEPTRPAPPLGLRALTDETPGLQVLPFADGDQLLLYTDGVTEARNQDRQFYPLAEGLARHVSDEPARTLNALHDELLDHVGGRLHDDAALLLLRMPAASETPVIRAASDADGHDPRFRLVTEDAC is encoded by the coding sequence ATGAGCAAGGCCCGAGATGGTGGCGGCAACAGGCCGATGCGGTCGTTCAGGGACCGCCTGGCCGGTCGTGAGGCGCCGGCCTTCCGGCGCAGCGCCGAGCGGTGGGCCGCCGGTGTGCCCGTGGTGCCCGTGCTGCTCGTCTCCGCCCTCGTGATCGTCGCCCTCCTCGCCGGGGCGGGTGTGTCGTGGGTGGCGCTGCTGGCGGCGGGGCCCGCGCTCGCCGCCACGACCAGCGGGCCGCGGGAAGTCCTGTGCGTCGGCCTGCTCGCCACCGCGCTCGGCGCCGCGGTCGGCGTGCGGGACGGCGCGCCGGCCCGCGACCTGGCCGTCGTACTGGCCGCCCTGGTGGCCGTCACCCTGGCGGGTGCCCGGGCGGGCGCGCTGCGCGGCCGCCGCGACCGGGTGCTCGCGGCGGTCCGCTCGGTCGCGGAGGCCGCCCAGCACGCGCTGCTCAGGCCCGTACCGGCGGCCGTCGGCCCGTTCCAGGTGGCCGTGCGCTACAGCGCCGCCGCGGCGGAGGCGCGTATCGGCGGCGATCTCTACGCGTTGGTGCCCACGCCGTACGGGGTCAGGCTGATCGTCGGCGATGTGCGCGGCAAGGGGCTGTCGGCCGTGGAGACCGCCGCCGTCGTGCTCGGCGTCTTCCGCGAGGCCGCCTACGACGAACCCGATCTGCTCACCGTGGTCGACAGGATCGAGCGGAGCCTGGCACGCAACCTCGACGTCGACGACTTCGTCACCGCCGTGGTCGCCGGCCACCCCGGGGCGGGGCGCCTGGAGGTGGTCAACTGCGGCCATGCGCCCCCGCTCCTGGTCCGCGGCTCGCGCGTCACGGCGGTCGAGCCCACGCGTCCGGCCCCACCGCTCGGGCTGCGCGCTCTCACGGACGAGACCCCCGGCCTTCAGGTGCTGCCCTTCGCCGACGGGGACCAACTTCTGCTCTACACCGACGGGGTCACCGAGGCGCGCAACCAGGACCGGCAGTTCTACCCGCTCGCCGAGGGGCTGGCGCGGCACGTGTCGGACGAGCCGGCGCGTACCCTCAACGCGCTCCACGACGAACTGCTGGACCATGTCGGCGGCCGCTTGCACGACGACGCGGCACTGCTCCTGCTGCGCATGCCGGCCGCTTCGGAAACGCCCGTCATCCGTGCGGCATCCGACGCCGACGGCCACGACCCCCGATTCCGTCTGGTGACCGAGGACGCCTGCTGA
- a CDS encoding IclR family transcriptional regulator C-terminal domain-containing protein, with the protein MGSRDGPTLITSVQRAFRLLEAMSAHENGAPAKQLARETGLPLATAYHLLRTLVHDGYARKLDDGGFVLGDRVQTLHTASRAQTLLSRIRPALAALRDELSTAAYLTFYEEGEIRVAEIVDGPRAPRVDLWVGFEDAGHATALGKSVLRELDDELRKDYLSRHALADLTPRTITDPPELLRRLDSSPLAPAVTDLEEYSLGTVCVAVPVYSGSTLGSLGVSMRADRLSRLEEVRNRLIPTAGRVTRGLSLTI; encoded by the coding sequence ATGGGTTCTCGCGACGGCCCGACACTCATCACCTCCGTCCAGCGGGCCTTCCGTCTGCTGGAGGCGATGAGCGCGCACGAGAACGGCGCGCCGGCGAAACAGCTGGCGCGTGAGACCGGGCTGCCCCTGGCGACGGCCTATCACCTGCTGCGCACGCTGGTCCACGACGGATACGCGCGCAAGCTGGACGACGGCGGGTTCGTCCTGGGCGACAGGGTGCAGACGCTGCACACCGCGAGCCGCGCGCAGACGCTGCTCAGCCGGATCCGTCCGGCGCTCGCCGCCCTGCGGGACGAGCTGTCGACCGCCGCGTACCTCACCTTCTACGAGGAGGGGGAGATCCGGGTCGCCGAGATCGTGGACGGCCCTCGTGCTCCCCGGGTCGACCTGTGGGTGGGATTCGAGGACGCCGGGCACGCCACCGCGCTGGGCAAGTCCGTGCTGCGCGAGCTCGACGACGAGTTGCGCAAGGACTATCTGTCGCGGCATGCCCTCGCCGATCTGACGCCCCGGACCATCACGGATCCGCCGGAGCTGCTGCGGCGGCTCGACTCCTCGCCGCTGGCCCCGGCGGTCACGGACCTGGAGGAGTACTCTCTGGGCACGGTCTGCGTGGCGGTGCCGGTCTACAGCGGGAGCACCCTCGGCTCACTCGGTGTCTCGATGCGTGCCGACCGGCTGTCCCGGCTCGAGGAGGTCAGGAACCGCCTGATCCCGACAGCCGGCCGAGTGACCAGGGGCCTTTCGCTCACTATCTGA